A genomic stretch from Harpia harpyja isolate bHarHar1 chromosome 20, bHarHar1 primary haplotype, whole genome shotgun sequence includes:
- the MATR3 gene encoding matrin-3 isoform X5 — MGDPFMLQQSTNPAPGILGPPPPPFHLGGPPVGPRGAGNGNMQGPRHMQKGRVETSRVVHIMDFQRGKNLRYQLLQLVEPFGIITNHLILNKINEAFIEMSTTEDAQAAVEYYSTTPALVFGKPVRVHLSQKYKRIKKPEGKPDQKTEPPKPELGRVIHLSNLPHSGYSDNAVLKLAEPYGKIKNYILMRMKSQAFIEMETREDALAMVEHCANKALWFQGRCVKVDLSEKYKKLVLRIPNKGVELLKKDKTRKRTYSPDSKDSPSDKKSKTDATQKPESGSVEEKVKEEKQDDAAEPLGAKSSEQADQDEPSLLLESEDELLVDEEEAAALLESGSSAGDDADVANLADVTTEEKKDTADDVTIKTEGNVVANPATKKKLKKRYVGGFPRSMEGFVTLDEVGDEEDSDHQKLRKSGLAVKSAGKNDDSLAEIKVDKIEEPEQENETLENGTKTEDSSKAEAVEASDTTTAQDTEKNAHENTDTQDEQETKNVQEKPLVPDEFRIGPYQPNIPVGVNYVVPKTGFYCKLCSLFYTNEDVAKKTHCSSLPHYQKLKKILDKMAEDHRQKKEA, encoded by the exons AT GGGTGATCCCTTTATGTTGCAGCAATCCACAAACCCTGCACCAGGAATTCTGggaccaccaccacctccatttCACCTTGGAGGACCTCCTGTTGGGCCAAGAG GAGCTGGAAATGGAAATATGCAAGGACCAAGACACATGCAAAAGGGCAGAGTG GAAACAAGCAGAGTTGTTCACATCATGGATTTCCAGAGGGGAAAGAACTTGAGATATCAGCTGCTTCAGCTTGTTGAACCATTTGGAATAATTACAAATCATCTGATTCTAAACAAAATCAATGAG GCGTTTATCGAAATGTCGACCACAGAAGATGCTCAGGCTGCAGTAGAATACTATTCAACAACACCTGCGCTAGTGTTTGGTAAACCAGTCAGAGTCCACCTgtcacagaaatacaaaagaataaag AAACCCGAGGGTAAACCTGACCAAAAAACTGAGCCGCCAAAACCAGAACTTGGTCGTGTGATTCACCTCAGCAATTTACCTCATTCGGGATACTCTGACAACGCAGTACTCAAACTGGCTGAACCGTATGGAAAAATTAAGAACTACATACTCATGAGAATGAAAAGCCAG GCTTTCATTGAGATGGAGACCAGAGAAGATGCTTTAGCTATGGTTGAGCATTGTGCCAACAAAGCGCTTTGGTTCCAAGGCAGATGTGTGAAAGTGGatttatctgaaaaatacaagaaactgGTGTTAAGG attccAAACAAAGGAGTTGAACTGCTGAAAAAGGATAAAACTAG AAAGAGAACATACTCTCCAGACAGCAAAGATTCTCCAAGTGATAAGAAGTCTAAAACAGATGCTACTCAGAAACCTGAAAGTGGCAGTgtagaagaaaaagtgaaagaggagaaacaagaTGATGCTGCTGAGCCATTGGGTGCTAAAAGCAGTGAACAGGCAGACCAAGATGAGCCTAGTTTACTCCTTGAATCTGAAGATGAGCTGCTAGTggatgaggaggaagcagcagcactgttaGAAAGTGGCAGCTCAGCAGGAGATGATGCAGATGTTGCCAATTTAGCTGATGtgactactgaagaaaaaaaggacacagCTGATGATGTGACCATAAAAACTGAGGGGAATGTTGTGGCCAATCCAGCAACAAAGAAGAAGCTTAAAAAG CGATACGTGGGTGGCTTTCCGCGGAGCATGGAAGGCTTTGTCACTCTAGATGAGGTTGGTGATGAAGAAGACTCGGATCATCAAAAACTCCGCAAGTCAGGTTTGGCAGTAAAATCTGCTGGCAAAAATGATGATAGTTTGGCAGAAATCAAGGTAGACAAGATTGAGGAGCCAGAGCAGGAAAATGAAACATTAGAAAATGGAACCAAAACCGAAGATAGTTCGAAGGCTGAAGCTGTTGAAGCTTCTGATACCACAACAGCACAAGATACTGAGAAAAATGCCCATGAAAATACAGACACCCAGGATGAACAGGAAACGAAGAATGTCCAAGAGAAACCTCTTGTTCCAGATGAATTTAGGATTGGGCCATACCAGCCAAACATTCCTGTTG